From a single Marinitoga sp. 38H-ov genomic region:
- a CDS encoding AAA family ATPase, which produces MMNPKNFTEKALEIIENARTIASGYGTNVLTPEHITLAILDSDDEYVKRIFETINVEAIKENIEKELEENVQYSFGGVRDNRIYISPTLERIFEIAKSEAKKTKHKLITTLHILLAIMQEGTSYSAKLFSKYGLTTNEVYEELKNIKVTKEGSEENVQDVLDQFTIDLTKMAEEKKLMPVIGRDLEIQRTIEILSRKTKNNPVLVGDPGVGKTAIVEGLAQRIITGAVPDALIEKRILQLDMGRLLAGAKFRGEFEERLKNVIDEVKKQGDKIILFIDELHTIIGAGKAEGNAMDAANMLKPDLARGELRVIGATTLDEYRQYIEKDKALARRFQPVQVDEPSEEDAIQILRGLKETFEKHHNVKIDDNAVIAAVKLSHRYITDRFLPDKAIDLIDEASAKARLEKSSKLSNIKKLEYEAKELEEEINDLTVKGEYEEAALKKKKLFELKKQIEEMKSQYEQEKDKEEEDVIVDEDRIAEVIEKWTGIPAKKMLEAEREKLLNLEKEIHRRVVGQEEAIIKLAQHIRKARAGLKDPTRPIGSFLFLGPTGVGKTEVAKSLAEVLFDTEEALIRIDMSEYMEKHAVSRLIGSPPGYVGYEQGGQLTEAVRRKPYSVILIDEIEKAHPDVFNILLQVLDDGRLTDGKGNTVDFRNTIIIMTSNIGSESILNKLENRGKLGFISDEERITEEEDLEKIVREDLKKYFRPEFLNRLDEVIVFKPLTIEQVKEIVGIMMRRLEERLKEKDLELMITEDAKEYLAKKGYDRIFGARPLRRVIEREVEMELANKLIAGEIPSKSKVIIDFENEKLTIRVGKGEIKPKE; this is translated from the coding sequence ATGATGAATCCAAAAAATTTTACAGAAAAAGCCCTGGAAATAATTGAAAATGCTAGAACTATAGCTAGTGGATATGGTACAAATGTATTAACTCCTGAACATATAACTTTGGCAATATTAGATAGTGATGATGAATATGTAAAGAGAATATTTGAAACAATTAATGTAGAAGCAATTAAAGAGAATATAGAAAAAGAGCTAGAAGAAAATGTCCAATATTCATTTGGTGGTGTAAGAGATAATAGAATATATATTTCACCAACATTAGAAAGAATTTTCGAAATAGCAAAATCCGAAGCCAAGAAAACAAAACATAAGCTAATTACAACATTACATATATTATTAGCAATTATGCAAGAAGGCACTTCATATTCTGCAAAATTATTTTCTAAATATGGTTTAACAACAAATGAAGTATATGAAGAATTGAAAAACATAAAAGTAACTAAAGAAGGGTCTGAAGAAAATGTTCAAGATGTTTTAGATCAATTTACTATTGATTTAACAAAAATGGCAGAAGAGAAGAAATTAATGCCAGTAATTGGAAGAGATTTAGAAATTCAAAGAACTATTGAAATATTAAGTAGAAAAACAAAAAATAATCCAGTTTTAGTAGGAGATCCTGGTGTAGGTAAAACAGCAATTGTGGAAGGACTAGCTCAAAGGATAATAACAGGAGCTGTACCTGATGCATTAATAGAAAAAAGAATATTACAATTAGATATGGGAAGATTATTAGCTGGAGCTAAATTCAGAGGAGAATTTGAAGAAAGATTGAAAAATGTAATTGATGAAGTAAAAAAACAAGGTGATAAGATAATATTATTCATAGATGAATTACATACAATAATAGGAGCTGGTAAAGCAGAAGGCAATGCAATGGATGCTGCTAATATGTTAAAACCAGATTTAGCTCGTGGTGAATTAAGAGTAATTGGTGCTACAACATTAGATGAATATAGGCAATATATAGAAAAGGACAAGGCATTAGCTAGAAGATTCCAACCAGTTCAAGTAGATGAACCTAGTGAAGAAGATGCAATCCAAATATTAAGAGGATTAAAAGAAACTTTTGAAAAACATCATAATGTAAAAATAGACGATAATGCTGTAATTGCTGCTGTAAAATTATCCCATAGATATATAACAGATAGATTCTTACCAGATAAGGCTATTGACCTTATTGACGAAGCTTCAGCTAAAGCAAGACTCGAAAAGAGTTCTAAATTATCTAATATTAAGAAATTAGAATATGAAGCTAAAGAGTTAGAGGAAGAAATAAATGATTTAACTGTAAAAGGTGAGTATGAAGAAGCTGCTTTAAAGAAAAAGAAATTATTTGAACTAAAAAAACAAATTGAAGAAATGAAAAGTCAATATGAACAAGAAAAAGATAAAGAAGAGGAAGATGTAATTGTTGATGAAGATAGAATAGCTGAAGTAATTGAAAAATGGACAGGTATACCTGCTAAAAAAATGTTAGAGGCTGAAAGGGAAAAATTATTGAATTTAGAAAAGGAAATTCATAGACGTGTTGTTGGACAAGAAGAAGCTATAATTAAATTAGCACAACATATAAGAAAGGCAAGAGCTGGTTTAAAAGATCCAACAAGACCAATAGGTTCATTCTTATTCTTAGGTCCTACAGGTGTTGGTAAAACGGAAGTAGCTAAATCATTAGCTGAAGTATTATTCGATACAGAAGAAGCATTAATTAGGATTGACATGTCTGAGTATATGGAAAAACATGCTGTTTCTAGATTAATTGGGTCACCTCCTGGATATGTAGGATATGAACAAGGTGGTCAATTAACAGAAGCAGTAAGAAGAAAACCATACTCAGTAATATTAATTGATGAAATAGAAAAAGCTCATCCAGATGTATTTAATATATTACTTCAAGTATTAGACGATGGAAGATTAACAGATGGAAAAGGTAATACAGTAGATTTTAGAAATACAATAATAATTATGACAAGTAATATAGGTTCTGAAAGTATTTTAAATAAGTTAGAAAATAGAGGCAAGTTAGGGTTTATTAGTGATGAAGAAAGAATAACCGAAGAAGAAGATTTAGAAAAGATTGTTAGGGAAGATTTAAAGAAATACTTTAGACCAGAATTTTTAAACAGATTAGACGAAGTGATTGTATTTAAACCATTGACTATAGAACAAGTAAAAGAAATTGTTGGTATTATGATGAGAAGATTAGAAGAAAGATTAAAAGAAAAAGATCTAGAATTAATGATTACAGAAGATGCAAAAGAATATCTAGCTAAAAAAGGATACGATAGAATCTTTGGTGCAAGACCACTAAGAAGAGTAATAGAAAGAGAAGTTGAAATGGAATTAGCAAATAAACTTATAGCAGGAGAAATACCATCAAAGAGCAAAGTTATAATTGATTTTGAAAATGAAAAGTTAACAATTAGAGTGGGAAAAGGCGAAATAAAACCAAAAGAATAG
- a CDS encoding cytochrome c biogenesis CcdA family protein has product MDTLVIQPTIGYLGAFFGGIVSFFSPCVLPLVPLFFGILMTDLNNTVLTIKRGIAFFLGLSIFFSILGAFAGTLGSILSKYQSIFNIIAGIIIILLGIYYIFGKGIFRGIKINLNNYKNTSFFSAFIIGVLISFIWIPCSGPVLAAVLTYASTTSSPLLGGLMLFVYSLGISIPFLFFSGLISKIISKISFGTSKWERYVKFFGGILLISMGLLIIFGLFNTLQGV; this is encoded by the coding sequence ATGGATACATTAGTAATTCAACCTACAATAGGATATTTAGGAGCATTTTTTGGGGGTATTGTATCTTTTTTTAGTCCATGTGTATTACCGCTAGTTCCGCTTTTTTTTGGTATATTAATGACAGATTTAAACAATACAGTATTGACTATAAAAAGGGGAATAGCCTTTTTTTTAGGACTTAGTATATTTTTTTCTATACTAGGAGCATTTGCGGGAACTTTGGGTAGTATTCTTTCAAAATATCAAAGTATATTTAATATTATAGCAGGAATTATTATTATTTTATTAGGAATATATTATATTTTTGGTAAGGGAATATTTAGAGGTATAAAAATTAATTTGAATAATTATAAGAATACATCGTTTTTTAGTGCGTTTATTATAGGTGTATTAATATCCTTTATCTGGATTCCTTGTTCTGGTCCTGTTTTAGCTGCGGTATTAACATATGCCTCAACAACAAGCAGCCCTCTTTTAGGCGGTTTAATGTTATTTGTCTATTCACTTGGAATATCAATCCCATTTTTATTCTTTAGTGGATTAATTAGTAAAATAATTTCTAAAATATCATTTGGAACTTCAAAATGGGAAAGATACGTAAAATTTTTTGGAGGTATATTATTAATATCAATGGGATTATTAATAATTTTTGGTTTATTTAATACATTACAAGGAGTGTGA
- a CDS encoding thioredoxin fold domain-containing protein codes for MYKKFLVMVLLIISIISFTDNTNIGNSSIDNSSINSFIIHDFDNALKIGNITGKKVIVMFSSESCYYCKKFKSEVLTDKEIQKWLKTEFIFAEIYADKNKKATYLGKTLNYLELFGAFGVRGTPTFFFFNSKGEALSQLPGYVPNDIFLSILKFFKYDKKITFQEFQEKNIDVSIDKKVLNLSKEEIHFLLKNDPNTKLYNNNLDEYSNIVLKEKNQSLEEKYYIVIYEK; via the coding sequence ATGTATAAAAAATTTTTAGTAATGGTTTTATTGATTATATCTATTATATCATTTACTGATAATACAAATATTGGTAATTCAAGTATAGATAATTCAAGTATCAATAGTTTTATTATCCATGATTTTGATAATGCATTAAAAATAGGTAATATAACAGGGAAAAAGGTTATTGTTATGTTTTCATCAGAAAGTTGTTATTATTGTAAAAAATTTAAAAGTGAAGTTTTAACGGATAAGGAAATTCAAAAATGGTTAAAAACAGAGTTTATATTTGCAGAAATATATGCTGATAAGAACAAAAAAGCAACATATTTAGGTAAAACATTAAATTATTTAGAGTTATTTGGTGCATTTGGAGTAAGGGGAACACCAACATTCTTCTTTTTTAATAGCAAAGGCGAAGCATTATCTCAATTACCAGGTTATGTTCCTAATGATATATTTTTATCAATCTTAAAGTTTTTTAAATATGATAAAAAAATTACATTCCAGGAATTTCAAGAAAAAAATATAGATGTAAGTATAGATAAAAAGGTATTAAATTTAAGCAAGGAAGAAATACATTTTCTTTTAAAAAATGATCCAAATACAAAATTATATAATAATAATTTAGATGAATATTCAAATATAGTATTAAAAGAGAAAAACCAAAGTTTAGAAGAAAAGTATTATATTGTAATTTATGAAAAGTAA
- a CDS encoding adenylosuccinate synthase encodes MKRVAIVGAQWGDEGKGKVVNYFSKNYEWIVRFSGGANAGHTIYYNGKKYVNHLLPSIIPEGDSKAFLGAGMVIDIEQLIKEIEILENDFPGVSSKIYIDLEAFIVLPYHKEEDGILEELRKNPIGTTKRGIGPAYTDKVSREGFKIYHLFDEKLLKERLEEVMYLKKNIYGDKFIFDPDKIFNYLIEQKKKLEKMNVKFTSAIDMADVFRNTSVLFEGAQGVLLDLDFGTYPFVTSGATMAHGVSSVGFSTFELDEVLGVLKAYTTRVGEGPFPTEEFEEIGEIIRKKGNEFGATTGRPRRVGWLDLPALRYAKLRSGLTKLVITKADVLDGLDEIKICVAYNVNGEIKEIPTSSYDFFVGKPVYETLKGWPNTNHINFLKYMAYIEEKTGIEISHISYGPKTEEMCTKNDMIFNI; translated from the coding sequence ATGAAAAGAGTAGCTATTGTAGGAGCGCAGTGGGGAGATGAGGGTAAAGGTAAAGTAGTTAATTATTTTTCAAAAAACTATGAATGGATAGTCAGATTTTCCGGAGGAGCAAATGCGGGACATACAATATATTACAATGGCAAAAAATATGTAAATCATCTCTTACCTTCAATAATACCAGAAGGTGATTCAAAAGCTTTTTTAGGAGCCGGTATGGTAATAGACATAGAACAGTTAATAAAAGAAATAGAGATATTAGAAAATGATTTTCCGGGAGTATCTTCTAAAATATATATAGATTTAGAAGCGTTTATAGTTTTACCATATCACAAAGAAGAAGATGGCATTTTAGAAGAATTGAGGAAAAATCCTATAGGAACAACAAAAAGAGGAATAGGACCAGCATATACAGATAAGGTTTCAAGAGAAGGTTTTAAAATATATCATCTCTTTGATGAGAAATTATTAAAAGAAAGATTAGAAGAGGTAATGTATTTGAAGAAAAATATATATGGAGATAAATTTATATTTGATCCTGATAAGATCTTTAATTATTTAATTGAACAAAAAAAGAAATTAGAAAAAATGAATGTTAAATTCACATCTGCTATTGATATGGCAGATGTATTTAGGAATACATCTGTATTATTTGAAGGGGCTCAAGGTGTGCTGTTGGATTTGGATTTTGGAACATATCCTTTTGTTACATCTGGAGCTACTATGGCTCATGGTGTTTCATCAGTTGGGTTTTCAACTTTTGAATTAGATGAGGTATTAGGTGTATTAAAGGCATATACAACAAGAGTAGGAGAAGGGCCATTTCCAACAGAGGAATTTGAAGAAATTGGTGAAATAATACGAAAAAAAGGTAATGAATTTGGTGCAACTACAGGAAGGCCTAGAAGGGTTGGATGGTTGGACTTACCAGCATTAAGATATGCAAAACTTAGATCTGGATTAACTAAATTAGTTATAACAAAAGCAGATGTTTTAGATGGATTAGATGAAATAAAAATATGTGTTGCATATAATGTAAATGGAGAAATAAAAGAAATACCAACATCTTCATATGATTTTTTTGTAGGAAAACCAGTATATGAAACATTAAAAGGTTGGCCAAATACAAATCATATAAATTTCTTAAAATACATGGCGTATATAGAAGAGAAAACAGGAATAGAAATATCTCATATATCATATGGTCCAAAAACAGAAGAGATGTGTACAAAAAATGATATGATATTTAATATATAA
- a CDS encoding DEAD/DEAH box helicase produces the protein MILNFLGILKKIDEIKQQIQISNFEKIEDFSTFNINNNIIFTAIVKENGNYYRPHLTINSDTLEIRHSCPCKEDKEICKHTSALVLEVERYIKNKGNISFDEYLGIKDYGDTYYLIYPGKNYTEVKLAKKIGNRIILRKDIDYDEILTFLKTKIPEDENAIKRLIIAIKPLLYLSSFKELKKINSKKILFNRKKEIIWNDDINFKLYITGDNNIGKIELLPKLNSNNIVSTKDDYAYYDGNSLSFINSKTSIKFPYYNNIQMEFKYKNKEELEDYIKNNIIKYERYGFDIEIDEKFGIKKDIFIPKLNLYINFIDNQFYLKGKFLYGTEIDIYSDYKYKNVEEEQRLLNSLKKVGIELDEKGKATLDIESFFEFIDKKIDKNIIIKMNKNIKRQEIESIQMKLNLKSNWFDVEGDILLKDNKKLDINILRNRKDNYIILNDDTIIKIPEKILEKLEDLKIKKDKIEIESYNIYSFLNNPNLEIESLDEKTRAFIENIKNFEKIKEYEIPELKIPMRDYQIQGYYFLRYLHEFNFNGILADDMGLGKTVQTISLILSLKEKNRKFLIITPRSVVYNWAYEIEKFTSNLKYYIYHNNQKDIPNDVDVILTTYGTIRNSIDDFKDIYYIILDEAQYIKNHETKLYSTIKKLKAPHKLALTGTPLENSLDDLYNIFNFLMPGFLGNRKEFLRKYSYSNKESIKKLQKKINPFILRRKKENVLKELPPKTEEYIFNEMNQHQLKIYHQLLNEYKQKIAASQGITNFSVLEGLLRLRQVVNHPKLLGINIESSKFNEFKKFILEILEEDHKIVVFSQFVKMINIIEEWLNREKIKYNKIIGQTKNRIDIVNEFNKNNDIKILLISLKAGGTGLNITGADYVIHYDPWWNPAVENQATDRVYRIGQTKPVFVYKFITKNSIEEKILNLKNTKRDLYNLAIYTEKSFLKNLSKDDILQLFE, from the coding sequence ATGATATTAAATTTCTTAGGTATTTTAAAAAAGATTGATGAAATAAAACAACAAATACAAATAAGTAATTTTGAAAAGATCGAAGATTTTTCTACCTTTAATATTAATAATAATATTATTTTTACTGCTATTGTAAAAGAAAACGGAAATTATTATAGACCTCATTTGACTATTAATTCTGATACTCTTGAAATAAGACATTCTTGCCCTTGCAAAGAAGATAAAGAAATTTGCAAACACACTTCTGCTTTAGTTTTAGAAGTTGAGAGATATATAAAAAACAAAGGAAATATAAGTTTTGATGAATATTTAGGTATTAAAGATTATGGAGATACATATTATTTAATTTATCCCGGAAAAAATTATACAGAAGTAAAATTGGCTAAAAAGATAGGCAATAGAATTATTTTAAGAAAGGATATTGATTATGATGAAATATTAACTTTTTTAAAGACTAAGATTCCAGAAGACGAAAACGCTATAAAAAGATTGATTATAGCTATAAAACCATTGCTATATTTATCTAGTTTTAAAGAGCTTAAAAAAATAAATAGCAAAAAAATATTATTCAATAGAAAAAAGGAAATAATTTGGAATGATGATATTAATTTCAAATTATATATAACCGGAGATAATAATATAGGTAAAATAGAATTATTACCTAAATTAAATAGTAATAATATAGTTTCCACTAAAGATGATTATGCTTATTATGATGGAAATTCATTATCTTTTATTAATTCAAAAACATCGATTAAATTCCCGTATTATAACAATATACAAATGGAATTCAAATATAAAAACAAAGAAGAGCTTGAAGATTATATAAAAAATAATATTATAAAATACGAAAGATATGGTTTTGATATTGAAATTGATGAAAAGTTTGGAATAAAAAAAGATATATTTATTCCAAAATTAAATCTATACATAAATTTTATAGACAATCAATTCTATTTAAAAGGAAAATTCTTATACGGAACAGAGATAGATATATATAGTGATTATAAATATAAAAATGTTGAAGAAGAACAAAGATTATTAAATTCTTTAAAAAAGGTTGGAATTGAATTAGATGAAAAAGGTAAGGCGACTTTAGATATTGAATCATTCTTTGAGTTTATTGATAAAAAAATTGATAAAAATATAATAATTAAAATGAATAAAAATATAAAAAGACAAGAAATTGAAAGCATTCAAATGAAATTAAATTTAAAAAGCAATTGGTTTGATGTAGAGGGTGATATCCTTTTAAAGGATAATAAAAAGTTAGATATTAATATATTAAGAAATAGAAAAGATAATTATATTATTTTAAATGATGATACTATAATTAAAATACCAGAAAAAATATTGGAAAAACTAGAAGATTTGAAAATAAAAAAAGATAAAATAGAAATTGAAAGTTATAATATATATTCCTTTTTGAATAATCCAAATTTAGAAATTGAATCATTAGATGAAAAAACAAGGGCGTTTATTGAAAATATTAAAAATTTTGAGAAAATAAAAGAATATGAAATTCCAGAATTAAAAATTCCTATGAGGGATTATCAGATTCAAGGATATTATTTTCTAAGGTATCTACATGAATTTAATTTTAATGGCATTTTAGCTGATGATATGGGACTTGGTAAAACAGTACAAACAATATCATTAATATTATCGTTAAAAGAAAAAAATAGAAAGTTTTTAATTATTACACCTAGATCTGTAGTATATAATTGGGCATATGAAATTGAAAAATTCACTTCTAATTTAAAATATTATATATATCATAATAATCAAAAAGATATTCCAAATGATGTTGATGTTATTTTAACAACATATGGAACTATTAGAAATTCTATTGATGATTTTAAAGATATATACTATATTATTCTCGACGAAGCTCAATATATTAAAAATCATGAAACTAAATTATATTCAACTATTAAAAAATTAAAAGCACCTCACAAATTAGCATTAACTGGTACTCCTTTAGAAAATTCCTTAGATGATTTATACAATATTTTTAATTTTTTAATGCCTGGATTTCTAGGAAATAGAAAGGAGTTTTTAAGAAAATATAGTTATTCAAATAAAGAAAGTATTAAAAAATTACAGAAAAAAATAAATCCTTTTATTCTAAGAAGAAAAAAGGAAAATGTATTAAAAGAGTTACCTCCTAAAACAGAAGAATATATTTTTAATGAAATGAACCAACATCAGTTAAAAATATATCATCAACTATTAAATGAGTATAAGCAAAAAATAGCAGCATCACAAGGTATAACAAACTTTAGTGTTTTAGAAGGATTACTAAGATTACGACAAGTAGTAAATCATCCTAAATTATTAGGTATTAATATAGAATCATCTAAGTTCAATGAATTTAAAAAATTCATTTTAGAAATATTAGAGGAAGATCATAAGATTGTTGTATTTTCACAATTTGTAAAGATGATAAATATTATAGAAGAATGGTTAAATCGAGAAAAAATAAAATATAACAAAATTATTGGACAAACAAAAAATAGAATAGATATTGTTAATGAATTTAATAAGAATAATGATATTAAAATTCTTCTCATTAGTTTAAAGGCTGGTGGTACTGGATTAAATATTACTGGAGCTGATTATGTAATACATTATGATCCATGGTGGAATCCTGCAGTTGAAAATCAAGCTACAGATAGAGTATATAGAATTGGTCAAACAAAACCTGTTTTTGTGTATAAGTTTATTACAAAAAATTCTATTGAAGAAAAAATTTTAAATTTAAAAAATACTAAAAGAGATTTATATAATTTAGCTATATATACAGAAAAATCATTTTTAAAAAATTTATCTAAAGATGATATATTACAATTATTCGAATAG
- a CDS encoding protease complex subunit PrcB family protein, whose protein sequence is MDFKSILLILFLAIISSFSFFISTEHTNEPIKYEAVKYEIVKYNFKSFEPNLQIMEKENNFWISICLGEKKSGGYEVKVNSIKRENDKLIIEISSKQNSKYVTQEFSYPSLTISIPKLDIKVVEVYIYEDKIPLIITKDIE, encoded by the coding sequence ATGGATTTTAAAAGCATTTTATTAATTCTATTTTTAGCAATAATATCCTCTTTTTCATTTTTCATAAGCACAGAACATACTAATGAACCAATAAAATATGAAGCAGTAAAATACGAAATAGTTAAATATAATTTTAAGTCATTTGAACCAAATTTACAGATAATGGAAAAAGAGAATAATTTTTGGATATCTATTTGTTTAGGAGAGAAAAAATCTGGAGGATATGAAGTAAAAGTTAACTCCATAAAAAGAGAAAATGATAAGTTAATTATTGAGATTTCATCAAAACAAAATTCAAAATATGTAACCCAAGAATTTTCTTATCCAAGTTTAACCATTAGTATTCCAAAATTAGATATTAAAGTTGTTGAAGTATATATATATGAAGATAAAATACCTTTAATTATTACAAAAGATATTGAATAA
- a CDS encoding S8 family serine peptidase: protein MKKILFILLSLSLLLISCTNFDVNNNINNAIKVEKNNLIEKKLNTLNKYDYFENQLNVGYNDIESLNKLANYLKADIVVNIEKLKIANLRFNYSVEEALRKLLNKSFEGIKFIEPNYKRKLIEPVKKETFKEELVKSVASPEDPKNPLYEFQWALKKFDAKKVWETATGTGVVVAVMDGGSDSSHPDLNGQYVTGVDFYNNTLIPANTSVPYGDHGTHVSGIIAAKKDDNYGIAGLAPNAKIMVAPVFAPNFVGDIYVAYNAAWAVDNGAKILQNSWGGPGFSDTLKAGFDYALANNVLVVVSTGNTHIEESWGSPNSLPGILGVGASDVNDNVAEFSTRGDSVSVLAPGVQILSTIPVDSSDVSPLYGPFAYWNGTSMASPYVSALAALLWEKHPNATAYQIRKLIEMSAKDVDKPGYDTNSGYGVIDPKKALSLPLPEEKGAMAIVSVKDSYGNPLAGVYVTLYRETGPNYYARTDSYGNCAFYQIDPDTYDIIVGGPDLLDSIVLRAQEQLSKTLENVEIKDMSELDDVQVISVTFDSTFELSLTPPTATGNYTLKILDADTNEELLSKSFNEATTVSKSDIGTPTFYIKVESDNMPVLPEPVFEDNFESGILKWNTGTNAATIIDDNGNKIISFPDIDDDQESYISTTVTLDSATYGYKLVFDYKVSSEKDWDFLFVYVDGETVFKASGEIDWTTKEISLSEGTHEIKIAYVKDGAVSDGQDTAWIDNVKISKIPDDYLDYAVTGTVTLNGETINISHSLYDGNIVDDDPVNELPWNVF from the coding sequence ATGAAAAAAATTCTTTTTATTCTACTTTCTTTAAGCTTGTTATTAATTAGCTGTACAAATTTTGATGTTAATAATAATATAAATAATGCAATAAAAGTTGAAAAAAATAATTTAATAGAAAAAAAGCTTAATACATTAAATAAATATGATTATTTTGAAAATCAATTAAACGTTGGATACAATGATATTGAATCACTAAATAAATTAGCAAATTATTTAAAAGCTGATATTGTTGTTAATATAGAAAAACTTAAGATTGCAAATTTAAGATTTAATTATTCAGTAGAAGAAGCTCTAAGAAAACTTTTAAACAAATCATTTGAAGGTATAAAATTCATCGAACCTAATTACAAAAGAAAACTAATTGAACCTGTAAAAAAAGAAACCTTTAAAGAAGAATTAGTAAAATCTGTTGCTTCTCCTGAAGATCCAAAAAATCCATTATATGAATTTCAATGGGCTTTAAAGAAATTTGATGCTAAAAAAGTTTGGGAAACCGCTACAGGTACAGGTGTTGTTGTTGCTGTTATGGATGGAGGATCAGATTCAAGTCATCCAGATTTAAATGGACAATACGTTACTGGTGTTGATTTCTATAATAATACTCTTATTCCAGCAAATACATCTGTACCATATGGAGATCATGGAACACATGTTTCTGGTATTATTGCTGCTAAAAAAGATGATAATTACGGTATAGCTGGATTAGCACCAAATGCAAAAATTATGGTTGCTCCAGTATTTGCTCCTAATTTTGTTGGAGATATATATGTGGCATATAATGCAGCGTGGGCTGTTGATAATGGAGCTAAGATATTACAAAACAGTTGGGGTGGTCCTGGATTTTCAGACACATTAAAAGCTGGTTTCGATTATGCTCTTGCTAATAATGTTTTAGTTGTTGTTTCAACTGGTAATACTCATATAGAAGAAAGTTGGGGAAGTCCAAATTCTTTACCTGGTATATTAGGTGTAGGTGCTAGTGATGTAAATGATAATGTTGCAGAATTTTCAACAAGAGGAGATAGCGTATCTGTATTAGCACCTGGTGTTCAAATATTATCAACTATACCTGTTGATAGCAGCGATGTTTCTCCATTGTATGGCCCATTTGCATACTGGAACGGTACTTCTATGGCATCACCATATGTTTCAGCTTTAGCAGCATTATTATGGGAAAAACATCCTAATGCAACAGCATATCAAATTAGAAAATTAATTGAAATGTCTGCTAAAGATGTGGATAAACCAGGATATGACACTAACTCAGGATACGGTGTTATAGATCCAAAAAAAGCATTATCATTGCCATTACCAGAAGAAAAAGGAGCTATGGCTATTGTTTCTGTTAAAGATTCATACGGAAATCCTTTAGCTGGTGTATATGTAACATTATATAGAGAAACAGGACCAAATTACTATGCAAGAACTGATTCATATGGTAATTGTGCTTTCTATCAAATAGACCCTGATACATATGATATTATTGTTGGAGGTCCAGATTTATTAGATTCTATAGTTTTAAGAGCTCAAGAACAATTATCCAAAACTTTAGAAAACGTTGAAATAAAAGATATGTCAGAATTAGATGATGTGCAAGTAATATCTGTAACTTTTGATTCTACATTTGAATTAAGTTTAACTCCACCTACAGCAACAGGAAATTATACATTAAAAATTTTAGATGCTGATACAAACGAAGAATTATTAAGTAAATCATTTAATGAAGCTACAACTGTTTCAAAATCAGACATAGGTACTCCTACATTCTATATTAAAGTTGAAAGCGATAATATGCCTGTTTTACCAGAACCAGTATTTGAAGATAATTTCGAATCAGGTATTTTAAAATGGAATACAGGAACAAATGCTGCTACAATAATTGATGATAATGGAAATAAGATTATTTCATTCCCTGATATTGATGATGATCAAGAAAGTTATATCTCAACAACTGTTACTCTTGATTCAGCAACATATGGTTATAAATTAGTATTTGATTATAAGGTATCTAGTGAAAAAGATTGGGATTTCTTATTCGTATATGTTGACGGAGAAACTGTATTTAAAGCATCTGGTGAAATCGATTGGACTACAAAGGAAATTAGTTTATCTGAAGGTACACATGAAATTAAAATAGCTTATGTAAAAGATGGTGCTGTTTCTGATGGTCAAGATACTGCATGGATAGATAATGTTAAAATATCCAAAATACCAGATGATTACTTAGATTATGCCGTTACTGGTACTGTAACTTTAAATGGAGAAACTATAAATATTTCTCATTCATTATATGATGGAAATATAGTTGATGATGATCCAGTAAATGAATTGCCTTGGAATGTTTTCTAG